CAATTTGTTTTTGCAAATCTGCttattattaaacattaacTTTAACCTATCAACTTGGTAAATATCATAGAATCaagaaaattacaaaacattttaatatttaacaacGCAACAATCCAAAGGTAAGGTTATACGCATTATGAACTCTCAAAACTACACTTGTCTAAGACTGCATAAAAAACACAAGCATCAGCACATCTGAATATTGCAGCCtaaattacatttgttttatgACAGAAGTTTGTACTTAAGAGACATTACCCGTGGGCTGGCTTTAAGCCCATCAAGTTCCAGAAACACCTGGAATACCTCTAGAGTGTTCTTTACTTGTTTGGGGTAGCTCAGATTGAGAgcgtatatacagtggggcaaaaaagtatttagtcagccaccgattgtgcaagttcccccacctgaaatgatgacagaggtcagtaatttgcaccagaggtacacttcaactgtgagagacagaatgtgaaaaaaaaaatccatgaatccacatggtaggatttgtaaagaatttattcgtaaatcagggtggaaaataagtatttggtcaataacaaaaatacaactcaatactttgtaacataacctttgttggcaataacagaggtcaaacgtttactataggtctttaccaggtttgcacacacagtagctggtattttggcccattcctccatgcagatcttctcgagagcagtgatgttttggggctgtcgccgagcaacacggactttcaactcctgccacagattttctatggggttgaggtctggagactggctaggccactccaggactttcaaatgcttcttacggagccactcctttgttgcccgggcggtgtgttttggatcattgtcatgttggaagacccagcctcgtttcatcttcaaagttctcactgatggaaggaggttttggctcaaaatctcacgatacatggccccattcattctgtccttaacacggatcagtcgtcctgtccccttggcagaaaaacagccccatagcatgatgtttccacccccatgcttcacagtaggtatggtgttcttgggatgcaactcagtattcttcttcctccaaacacgatgagttgagtttataccaaaaagttctactttggtttcatctgaccacatgacattctcccaatcctctgctgtatcatccatgtgctctctggcaaacttcagacgggcctggacatgcactggcttcagcagcggaacacgtctggcactgcgggatttgattccctgccgttgtagtgtgttactgatggtgacctttgttactttggtcccagctctctgcaggtcattcaccaggtccccccgtgtggttctgggatctttgctcaccgttctcatgatcattttgaccccacgggatgagatcttgcgtggagccccagatcgagggagattatcagtggtcttgtatgtcttccattttctgatgattgctcccacaatTGATTTTTTCCACACccagctgcttgcctattgtagattcactcttcccagtctggtgcaggtctacaatacttttcctggtgtccttcgaaagctctttggtcttggccatggcggagtttggagtctgactgttcgaggctgtggacaggtgtcttttatacagaaaagcttcttacagaagacgttacaggtctgtgagagccagagattttccttgtttgaggtgaccaaatacttattttccaccctaatttatgaataaattctttacaaatcctaccatgtggattcatggatttttttttcacattctgtctctcacagttgaagtgtacctctggtgcaaattactgacctctgtcatcattttaagtgggggaacttgcacaatcggtagctgactaaatacttttttgccccactgtaagtccCATCATTAAGGCACACGCTCTGGGCACATCAAGGTCTTCCAGGACAGCTGTTCCTTCAATCACAATTTTAGCGACGGCTGGAAGAGACACTGCTGCACGTCTGGTGACTACGATCTTTACCACTTCTTCTGGGAACTGTTCTTCACCATCCTGGCAAGTaggttaaaaagaaacatgtcgGTATTTTATGtgctatttaaaaatataacacaaaaCAATGTGATATTTACCTACCAGCTGTTCTCTGAAGAgatcctcttctttctctttcagaTACACCATCAGGCAACGGATTGCGACCCCTCTTCTTGTTTCCACCAAACTCTGGAGAATAAAAAAAGTTTACTAGGCGAAAAGTCAAACATATTACATTTATAGGACTAGCGTTTTGCTAATTattgatttcatttttgtttttaacaaatacccctccttgaatcgctaccttatcgtggtggaggggtttgtgtgtcacagggatcccaggggctatgttgtctgggggcttttgccccctggtagggtctcccatggcaaattggccctgggtgagggaccagacaaagagcgattcataagacccttatgaaaaggacatcgagggaacagtttaccctgcccgggatagggttaccggggccccgccctggagccaggcccggggagggtgcccaagggcgagcgtctggtggccgggccttagtccatggggcccggccgggcacagcccgaagaggagacatgggcccatcctcccgcaggcccaccacccgcaggaggcgccataggggtcgggtgcattgtgtgccgggtggcggccaggagcggaggccctggcggactgacccccggctgccaagactggcaatagggacatggaatgtcacctctctggtggggaaggtgcctgagttagtgcgtgaggttgagaggtaccgcctagatatagtcgggctcacctctacacatggcttgggctctggaaccagtctcctggagaggggctggactctgtctcagtctggagttgcccctggtgagaggcggcgggctggggtgggtatcctaatatcccctcggcttgctgccggtacgttggggtttttcccggtggacgagagggtttgttccctgcgccttagggtcggggaacgggtcctgactgtcatctgcgcttatgcgccgagtggcagttcagagtacccagccttcttagagtccctgggggggggggggggggtgctggtgggtgctccacctggagactctgttgtcctgctgggggACTTCGaagctcacgtgggtaacgacagcgagacctggaggggcgtgattgggaggaacggcctccctgatctgaacccgagcggtgctctgttattggacttctgtgctaatcacagtttggccataacgaacaccctgttcgaacataagagtgtccataagtgcacgtggcaccaggatgctctaggccgtaggtcgatgatcgattttgtaatcgtatcagcagacctgcgaccatatgttctggacactcgggtaaagagaggggctgagctgtcaactgatcaccacctggtggtgagttggatcaggtggcgggggaagacgctggacagacctggtgcacctaaacgcgtagtgagggtgtgctgggaacgtctagcagaggccccagtccgcgagatcttcaacgcacacctccggcagagcttcaacagcattccgagggagactggggacattgagtccgaatggaccatgttcagcgtctccattgccgaagctgctgcattgagctgcggccgcaaggtggttgatgcctgccgtggtggtaatccccgaaccaaatggtggacaccagaggtgaagggagccaccaggctgaagaaggagtcctatcgggcttggttagcctgtgggactccggaggcagccgacaggtatcgacaggccaagcggaatgcggctcgggcagtggctgaagcaaaaactcgggtgtgggaggagttcggagaggccatggaaaaagactttcggactgcctcgaagagattctggcaaaccgtcagacgtctcaggaggggaaagcggtgctctacctgcactgtgtatagtgctggcggagcgctgctgacgtcgactgagaaaattgtcaggcggtggaaggaatacttcgaggacctccttaatcccactgacacgtcttccgaggaggaagcagagtctggggatgaggggaatgacccgccaatttccgggggcgaggtcactgaggcagttaaacaactccttggtggcagagcccctggtgttgatgaggtccgccccgagttcctgaaggctctggacgttgtagggctgtcctggttgacacgcctctgcaatgttgcgtggagatcaggggcagtacctgtggactggcagaccggggtggtgctccccatcttcaagaaaggggaccggagggtgtgttccaactacagggggatcacactcctcagcctccctgggaaagtctatgccagggtgctggaaaggagagttcgtccgttagtcgaacctcggatacaggaggaacaatgcggttttcgtcctggtcgcggaacactggaccacctctttatcctctccaggatacttgagggtgcatgggagtttgcccaaccagtctacatgcgttttgtggacttggagaaggcattcgaccgtgtccctcggggtgtcctgtgggaggtgttgcgggaatatggggtgtctggcccattgctacgggccattcgatccctatacaaccgttgcaagagcttggttcgcattgccggcaataagtcggactcgttcccggtgggtgatgggctccgccagggctgccctttgtctccggttctgttcataatttttatggacaggatttctaggcgcagccaagtggcggagggctttcgctttggtggcctcagaatctcatctctgatttttgcagatgatgtggttctgttggcttcatcgggtgagggcctccagctcgcactggagcggttcgcagccgagtgtgaagcagcgggaatgaggatcagcacctccaaatctgaggccatggttctcagccggaaaagggtggagtgcccactccgggtcggggatgagttcctgccccaagtggaggagttcaagtatctcggggtcttgttcgcgagtgatgggagaagggagccggagatcgacagacggattggggctgcagctgcagtaatgcggacgctgcaccggtccgtcgtggtgaagagggagctgagtgtaaaagcgaagctctcaatttaccggtcgatctacgtccctaccctcacctatggccacgagctgtgggtagtgaccgaaagaacgagatcgcggatacaagcggcagaaatgagcttcctccgaagggtggctggcctctcccttagagatagggtgagaagttcggccatctgggaggggctcagagtagagcagctgctgctccacatcgaaaggagccagctgaggtggttcgggcatctgacaaggatgccccctgggcgcctcctgggtgaggtgttccaggcatgtcccaccgggacccaggacacgctggagagattatatctctcggctggcctgggaacgccttggtattcccccggataagctggaggaggtggctggggagagggaggtctgggcctctttgcttaggctgctgcccccgcgacccggccccggacaaagcggatgaaaatggatggatggatggatgaatttttaacaaataaacaatttaaTTTTTATAACTTTAATTTAATCTGTTACATACTGCCCTGCTTTCAATGCACCCTTTGCTAGCAGTAGGATAAGGTGAGTGAAAGTAAATATAACCTAGATTTGGAGACTAtttcaaacagtttttgttGAGTTCTATGGATTCAACTATAATAGTTATATGTGAGATATGTGATGCAGAACTGGAAAAAGCCACCTGTGGACAAGTCTTGTAATGATgtgattaaaacattaaaagctCCTATCTACCCTCTTTAATGTATTTGTGTAACTTGTCTTCCTCATAAACGTTTATTGTGCAGTTGATGAAGATACTTGTAACACTCCAAATTATTACCTCAGTTTTTTCTCCTCACATTATTTGTAATATGACCCATACTTACCTTAATGTATTGTCAAGTTACATGTGACATGGAAAGTACCTATTTAAATTTACCCACCTCAGTTTGCAATTATGTGACCAAAAGTTACATTAATGTCTTTTCATCTCACTTATGAGGTGCAAAATACTTATGCATCTGAGTTTTACTTTTTCTCTTCAATCTGAGTTTCCAAGTTACAAATACATCACTATAGCCTTGACTcttacaacaaagaaaacagacaaatatATTTTGAGTAATGTTTTCTTTAGCAAATTTTTACTCTGTCCACCTCTGATGTTCACTTTTTCACTCTTCAGTAAAAGATAGCCAACAATGCTCCTGCGATAATGAATTAGATAATTAACTTTTAAGGTGTGTAAGATTATCAATTATattcagcttctttttttttacctcttgcAACATGTTCCTGATGCGCTCAATCTTAATTTTTGCAGCACCGCCTTTTGAAGAGACCAGGGACATTATTCTTGTGGAATACTGGTCCAGTTTTGCCATGAATGTTGTTTCCAAGTTAACAGTGGTGATCCTTTGGAATTCATCATTtatctgtaaaaaataaaaaaaaagacacaattaAAAGCACAATGTGTTAATGTAATGCACAATGTCACAATTATAAGTTATCCtataaattatttaataaaatcacCTGTGCTGCATCAAAAAGCGCAGGCCATCTACTTCTGAAATCATTCACAGGTAGTGCCAGATTAACAACTTCCTGTCTGCGATTCGAGAATGTTTTGGCCATTTTTTCACTGATGATCCGATAGTTGTTCCTCTTCTTCACTTCATCAAGAAGTTCCAATCTTTCCTTTTCCAAGCTTTCCTCTGTTTCTCCTTGTGGGTGAGGTGGCAAATAGTTCACCTCAGCCTTTCTTGGCTTTTTGAGATTCTTTGAAGGTGTCTTCTCATgtgcttgctttcttttgagAGAGTTCACATCCAGCTCAGGGCACCCAAGCCCTCTGAGTTTACTTCTGTAATTGCCCATTTTATATTTCAGTCTTTGTTGCCATCCATAGCATCCATTATAGGATCCCGGTTCTTTAAGGCAAGGATGTTGTTGAACAAGTGCTTCAGCTACATCTGCTAATTGTGCAGATGTTGGGTAGGCAACATACTGAAAGATCGTTTCAGCCAGTTTCTCAAGGATGTCTGGAAGAAGTGGAGTAAAGTTAAGTTTAGTTCCATCCTTTTTGAAAGTTTCATTTCCTGAAGCAAGTAAAAGCTCTGTGTCATAAGCAAAGCGAGGAACAGAAAAATTGGTAGGCCAGCGCTGTAAACGCCGACTCAAATGTTCAGGTGAGGAAAGAATGACTGTATCCTGAGATCCAGATGAGCAACTGGTGCCACAGGACACACTTGATGTCTCTGAGACTGATGTCTCTGAAATTGCTGAAGCATTGACCAAGGTCTCTGATGCAGATTTGAAGGAACTGTCTACATCACTAAATGTCAGAGTAATTGTGAGAGGTTCAATAATCTGAACCACCTTAAGTGTGTCCTTGTCCTTGATATCACCTGTTGATGTCAGAGAAAAATATTCTTCTCCAAAGTCAGCATCCTTATAGTGCAAAGTAAACTTCCCATCAATCTCAAAAGTCTCTTTCACAATAGATTCAAGTTCTTCCACTGTTCCAGGGATTCCATGTGGTAAGTCCAGTTTTCGAATGTTATGCTCTTTGAGTATGATCCGAAGTTTAGCAGGATGAGACATTGAGGTACCTATATAAAAaggaaaccaaaaaaacaaaacagaatttagcTTTTGAATTTTACTCGTGGTGGAATATACCTCCTACCTCCTTGATAAATGGGTTCGCAAGCTATTCCATGTTTTAAATGAGCAGTAACAATCCCAGTATAGACAAGGCATAAATAGTTCACCTTGGCTATGTCTAAGCCTGTAATGCTTTAAGAGCTGATTCCTTCTTGGTGTTTCAAATTTGCAAATTTTGCAAGTCCAGTGCATTTTGAAATTTATTGCAACTTTTGGTAATGCAAAGACTTATCGAGGCTTTTGAGTAAACAAGTTATTTTAAGTATAAAACCTTCTCTAAAACACTACaatgaaacactgaaaagatgaatccaaaaataataaaataaatctacaGACTGTAGTTTAAAATTGGAAAAATTGTGTCATATCCATATGTGTGAgagaattttctttttaattatttgaagaCCACTGTTGACATGCCACAATACCACACTTCACATTATGCTTACAATTACAGAAGGTAACGAAAGCAAttcgtgtgcacacacacaattttgttttttcttgctaGGTCAACTAACTTTAACCTCAGGCATATTTCACATTCGAGCTTAAAATATCAATACATTTGATAGAAATACTTTTACTCACATAAATACTCTGGCATAAATTCCCCACATTTCACTCtgtcagtaattagttacctcACCCAAGACCGTCGAAACACAAATTTACTCTGACACCATGATAAAAATGCAGGCAGCTGCTGACTGGTTAATTTGAACATATACAGGTTCAAATTGAACATGCTCTGCTGTCTGCAAGGTCTATCAGCTAAC
The Maylandia zebra isolate NMK-2024a linkage group LG7, Mzebra_GT3a, whole genome shotgun sequence DNA segment above includes these coding regions:
- the LOC112435094 gene encoding sterile alpha motif domain-containing protein 3-like, translated to MSHPAKLRIILKEHNIRKLDLPHGIPGTVEELESIVKETFEIDGKFTLHYKDADFGEEYFSLTSTGDIKDKDTLKVVQIIEPLTITLTFSDVDSSFKSASETLVNASAISETSVSETSSVSCGTSCSSGSQDTVILSSPEHLSRRLQRWPTNFSVPRFAYDTELLLASGNETFKKDGTKLNFTPLLPDILEKLAETIFQYVAYPTSAQLADVAEALVQQHPCLKEPGSYNGCYGWQQRLKYKMGNYRSKLRGLGCPELDVNSLKRKQAHEKTPSKNLKKPRKAEVNYLPPHPQGETEESLEKERLELLDEVKKRNNYRIISEKMAKTFSNRRQEVVNLALPVNDFRSRWPALFDAAQINDEFQRITTVNLETTFMAKLDQYSTRIMSLVSSKGGAAKIKIERIRNMLQESLVETRRGVAIRCLMVYLKEKEEDLFREQLDGEEQFPEEVVKIVVTRRAAVSLPAVAKIVIEGTAVLEDLDVPRACALMMGLTVGQKSI